In one window of Episyrphus balteatus chromosome 3, idEpiBalt1.1, whole genome shotgun sequence DNA:
- the LOC129914350 gene encoding general odorant-binding protein 99a-like, producing the protein MKIYIILILIALTSATEWKLNTMEEWRQIHKTCAQRYPVSPEVLEKAKLDKYPPKEMFQSILCILRGIDVWTDTEGFSVDRLMISLEKVPVEENITKKFLRDSIERCLDNNSEKTTSLDWAYRCFNCFKDNEKFFKVLREAKFYEEPELL; encoded by the exons atgaaaatttatataattttaatattaattgcaCTT acatctGCAACAGAATGGAAACTTAACACAATGGAAGAATGGAGACAAATTCACAAGACATGTGCTCAACGCTATCCAGTATCACCAGAAGTTCTTGAGAAGGCAAAACTTGATAAATATCCACCCAAAGAAATGTTTCAATCAATTCTCTGCATATTACGTGGTATTGATGTTTGGACTGATACGGAAGGATTTTCAGTCGATAGACTGATGATCAGTCTTGAAAAAGTTCCTGTTGAAGAAAATATTACCAAAAAGTTCTTACGTGATAGTATTGAGAGGTGCCTTGATAATAATAGTGAGAAAACTACATCATTGGATTGGGCATATCgttgttttaattgttttaaggataatgagaaatttttcaaagttttaagaGAAGCTAAATTTTACGAGGAACCAGAACTTCTATAA